A DNA window from Impatiens glandulifera chromosome 7, dImpGla2.1, whole genome shotgun sequence contains the following coding sequences:
- the LOC124944891 gene encoding pseudo histidine-containing phosphotransfer protein 6-like, with protein MKLDLSEIPKSSSKSNNKTGLPVWLLGLGMERLRVDMNRLLALLFHQGVLDEQFIQLQQLQDDSSPNFISEVVNIYFNESDKLLRNLTNLLMEKDLKVDYKKIGMHINQFMGSSSSIGAKRVRNVCVDFRAASEMANRFGCLRALEMVEHEYCYLKNNLHEYFHLEQQLALAAIIRYPIQN; from the exons ATGAAACTTGATTTGAGTGAAATCCCTAAAAGCTCGAGTAAATCTAAC AACAAGACGGGTCTTCCAGTGTGGCTATTGGGTTTGGGTATGGAACGGTTACGGGTCGACATGAACCGTTTATTAGCCTTACTCTTCCATCAAGGAGTTTTAGATGAACAATTCATACAACTTCAACAGCTTCAAGATGACTCCTCTCCAAATTTCATCTCCGAAGTTGTCAATATCTACTTCAATGAATCCGACAAACTCCTCCGCAATCTCACAAATCTTCT GATGGAGAAAGATTTGAAAGTGGATTATAAGAAGATTGGAATGCATATAAACCAGTTTATGGGAAGTAGTTCAAGTATTGGGGCGAAGAGAGTTCGAAATGTTTGTGTTGATTTTAGGGCTGCATCGGAGATGGCTAATAGATTTGG GTGTTTGAGAGCTTTGGAGATGGTTGAACATGAATATTGTTATCTCAAGAACAACCTACATGAATACTTccat CTGGAGCAGCAACTAGCGTTGGCAGCTATCATTAGGTATCCcattcaaaattaa
- the LOC124946054 gene encoding protein LURP-one-related 5-like — protein MGSYPMIDEHETQLTVRKTSLFFSGDGFTVYDSNGQLIFRVDSYGPDSHSNDELILMDASGRCLITVHRKRPSLHNRWEGYKGEGTNGKKPIFSVKRSSIIGRSGVTVEVYGDGENSSAVEEYHIEGSFKQRFCTFLDSGKEIVAEIKRKVDVSTNMMLGKDVFSLCLKGGFDGALAMGLVLILDQIYGGDDDEDEDDEDGSGSSRVEPVYEEDH, from the exons ATGGGAAGTTATCCTATGATCGATGAACATGAAACCCAACTAACCGTTCGTAAAACCTCCCTCTTCTTCTCCGGCGACGGTTTCACCGTCTACGATTCCAACGGTCAATTAATCTTCAGAGTCGATTCATACGGTCCCGATTCTCACTCCAATGATGAACTCATCCTCATGGACGCATCCGGCCGCTGTCTCATAACCGTTCATCGAAag AGGCCGAGTTTGCATAATCGATGGGAGGGATATAAAGGAGAAGGAACAAACGGTAAGAAACCCATATTTAGTGTTAAGAGATCTTCGATTATAGGTCGGTCGGGGGTTACTGTTGAAGTTTACGGCGACGGTGAGAATTCATCGGCGGTTGAGGAGTATCATATTGAGGGGTCGTTTAAACAGAGGTTTTGTACTTTTTTGGATTCGGGGAAGGAGATTGTGGCTGAGATTAAGAGGAAAGTGGATGTATCGACAAATATGATGCTTGGGAAAGATGTTTTTTCTTTGTGTTTGAAAGGTGGGTTTGATGGGGCACTTGCTATGGGACTGGTTTTAATTCTTGATCAGATCTATGGcggtgatgatgatgaagatgaagatgatgaagatggGAGTGGTAGTTCTAGGGTGGAGCCTGTCTATGAGGAAGATCATTGA